The following are encoded in a window of Penicillium oxalicum strain HP7-1 chromosome II, whole genome shotgun sequence genomic DNA:
- a CDS encoding putative aldose 1-epimerase codes for MHFKSYLTAALYGLPALTHAAPSPAPVSSSAASTTDEHFKKYTIKSENITATLIPYGAVLTSLLVPDRHGKTQDVLVGYDDPKDYLHDSQTNRTFFGAVVGRYANRIKNGTFTIDGEKYQIPENENGGHDTLHGGFIGYDRRNWTVTAHTESSITFTLYDQGFENFPGDVISHATYTVSTHKSLENPMGLPQLTTKLVSLALTKKTPIMLANHLYWNLNAFKEPTVLNDTTLQLPLSTRFIEGDGILIPTGEIGEVSTAYDGALDFTQPKLVGKDIDKTTGLCGTDCTGYDTCWIVDRPAAYAAQDSVVPTVRVASERTGISLEIATNQAAMQVYSCNGQNGSIKTKQTQAKRNKDQDGHEPQWGRRGYQIAGPEDGPVVNFATYQFGTF; via the exons ATGCATTTCAAGTCATACTTGACGGCGGCCCTCTACGGCCTGCCTGCTCTCACCCATGCGGCACCCTCTCCCGCCCctgtctcctcctccgctgCTAGCACAACCGATGAGCACTTCAAGAAGTACACCATCAAGTCGGAGAACATCACGGCCACGCTGATCCCGTACGGCGCGGTTCTGACCTCCCTGCTGGTCCCCGATCGTCACGGAAAGACTCAGGATGTCCTCGTCGGCTACGACGACCCGAAGGACTACCTTCACGACAGCCAGACCAATCGCACCTTCTTCGGTGCGGTTGTCGGTCGCTATGCGAACCGCATCAAGAACGGCACTTTCACGATTGACGGAGAAAAGTACCAGATTCCGGAGAACGAGAATGGCGGTCACGACACTCTTCACGGCGGTTTCATCGGTTACGATAGGCGCAATTGGACCGTGACGGCGCATACCGAGTCGTCCATCACCTTTACTCTGTACGATCAGGGCTTTGAGAACTTCCCTGGCGATGTCATCTCGCATGCGACATACACCGTCTCCACTCACAAGTCTCTTGAGAACCCCATGGGTCTGCCCCAGCTGACGACTAAGCTCGTATCATTGGCACTCACCAAGAAGACCCCCATCATGCTTGCCAACCACCTCTACTGGAACTTGAATGCGTTCAAGGAGCCTACCGTCCTGAATGACACCACCCTGCAACTCCCTCTGTCAACTCGCTTCATTGAGGGTGACGGAATTCTCATCCCCACTGGAGAGATCGGTGAGGTGTCCACTGCTTACGATGGCGCGCTGGACTTTACCCAGCCCAAGCTCGTCGGCAAGGACATTGACAAGACCACTGGTCTGTGTGGTACCGACTGCACTGGTTACGACACCTGCTGGATCGTGGACCGCCCCGCGGCCTACGCGGCTCAGGACTCTGTGGTCCCCACCGTTCGCGTGGCTTCCGAGCGCACCGGTATCTCTTTGGAGATCGCCACCAACCAGGCTGCCATGCAGGTCTACTCCTGCAACGGTCAGAATGGATCAATCAAGACCAAGCAGACCCAGGCCAAGCGCAACAAGGACCAAGACGGACACGAG CCTCAGTGGGGTCGTCGCGGTTACCAGATTGCTGGTCCCGAGGATGGCCCGGTCGTCAACTTTGCCACTTACCAGTTTGGTACCTTTTAA